In Planctomycetota bacterium, the DNA window GCCGGGGGCGAGCGGTTCGACGCTGCGCTGGGGCCCGATGCCCTGGCCATCGGGGCCGCGGAGCTGCGGGCCGCCCTCGACGGCGCCCGCAGGCCCATCAAGGCGGCGCTGCTCGACCAGCGGGTGCTCGCGGGCGTGGGCAACATCTACGCCGACGAGAGCCTCTTCGCCGCGCGGATCCATCCCCGGGCGATCGCCGCCGCCCTGGATCCACCCCGGATCTCCGCCCTAGCGGCTGCCATTCGCCGCACGCTGGCGAGCGCGGTCCGGGCCCGGGGGTCCTCCATCCGCGACTACCGCGACCCCAGCGGTGAGCCCGGCGGGTTCCAGGCACGTCACCGCGTCTACGGCCGGGCGGGCCTCGCCTGCCACGGATGCGGCCGCATGCTGGCCTCGGATCTCGTGGCCCAGCGCACCACCGTCTGGTGCCCCGGCTGCCAGGGCACGGACTATTGACTGGTTATCCACATCATGGACACACGTTCGCCACGCGGCAGCCCAATGGCCGGTCCGGCTCGGGCCTCCTCTTCTTCTTGATATGAGAGAAAGAGATAGACGTAGCCGTGATCATCGCTGTCGGGATGTGTGCAACGCCGGGCCAACGGCCGTAAGTCTTTATTCCACAAAAACTTGGAATCATCGTTCCGCGCTCGTACGCCGTCGCTTGGCCGTCGCCCGCACTGTTGTCGGGGTGTCCCTGGCGGAAGCCGGAGTTCGGAGCGAACATCCTGCGCCCCGGGCCGCGCGCATCCGACAGGTTGCCCCCGAGCCAGGCGACAGGCACTCGCGGGGCCACGAGCATCCAATGAACCAACCCTCGCCATTGGCCGGCGAGGTCGGCACAGATGCAGGTTCTAGGGAAGGGGTGCCCGGGCGTGTGTGCCCGGATCCGAGAGGTCGATCAGCCGGCCATCTTGCCGGCCAGGGCGCCGATGATGGCGCCGAGGACCACCAGGCCCGCGGATGCGCCGGCCGCGATGAGCAGGCTGAGCTGGTTGAGCAGGTCGCCGAAGACGGCCTCGCCGCCGGTCATGATGGCGACGAGCACCGCGAAGCTGAGGGCCATGGCGACCGCCAGGCCCAGGCAGGCGCCGCCCGCGAGGCCCGAGGGCAGCGGGCTGATGGTCTCCTCGGCGTAGACGACGGCGGCGGGCTGGGCGGCGGCGGGGTTGCCGGCGTCCTCGAAGAGGGCTCCGCCGCCGACCTCGGCCCCTTCGCCCACCGTGGAGGCCTCGCCGTCGCCGGCGCCGAAGTCCTCGAGCAGGTCGGCCCCGAGCGAGGTGTCGTCGGCCTCGCGGGTCATGTCGAGCAGGCCCGAGCCCGAGGCGGCCGGATCGCCGTGGGTCTCCATGCCGAAGCTGGGAGCGGAGGTGATCTGGGTCTGGGCGGCGGCGTCGGCCTCCTCGGTCTCGTCAACGTCGAAGATGCTGATGCCGGTCTGCTCCTTGGCCTCGCCGGCCGCGGGCTCGTCGTCGGCGAAGCCCAGCACGCCCGAATCGTCGGTCTCCAGGCCGATGGCGGGCTCGTCGTCGGCGAAGCCCAGGCCGCCGTCGTCGTCGTCGCCGCTGGCCAGCAGGTCGACCTGGTCGACCTTGAAGATCAGCTTGTCGCCGTCGACGAACTTGCTGAGCTGGTTGGACTCCACGAGGGCCATGACCTCGTCCTCGGACTTGCCGAGCTTCTGGCACGTCTCATCGAGCGAGTAGAACAGCTTGGCCATCGCGATGCACTCCCAGGGCGTCGAGCCGCCGATTCGCCGGGGCGTCGGTCGTGGGTCCGGAGGAGCCGATCCGCAGCCCACCCAGCCGCGGATCCGCCGGTCGCGACGATAGGCTCCGCTCCCATGCCCGGACAGACCAACCCCACCGCCCAGCTGCTGGACGTCGAGATCCGCGAGCTGATCGCGGCCCGGCGTTATCGGGAGCTCCGCGACGCCCTGGCGCCGCTGCCGCCCTTCGACGTCGCCGCCGTCCTCGACCTGCTGAGCCCCCAGGAGGCCGCCGTCGCGTTCCGGCTGCTGCCGCGGGAGCTGGCGGGCGAGGCCTTCGCCACCCTCGACTACGAGAGCGAGCAGGCGATCATCGACGCCCTGGGCGACCGCGCCACGCGGACCATGCTGGGCGCCATGGACCCCGACGACCGCGCGGCGCTGCTCGACGAGATGCCCACCGCCGCCGCCACCCGGCTGATGAACCAGTTGGGCGACGAGGACCGCCGCGTCACCCAGCAGATCCTGGGCTATCCCGACGAATCCGTGGGGCGGCTGATGACCCCCGACTACGTGCGGCTGCGGCCCGAGTGGACCATCGCCCAGGCGCTCGCGCACATCCGCCGCTTCGGCCGCGACGCGGAGACGGTGCACTGGGTGTACGTCATCGACGACGACAACAAGCTGATCGACGACCTGCACATCCGCTCGGTGCTGCTCGCCGAGCCCGGGGACGACGTGCGGTCGCTGATGGACGACGGCTTCCTGGCGTTGAGCGCCACCGACGACCAGGAGCACGCCGCCCGCACCATGCTCGACTACGACCGCACGGTGCTGCCGGTGGTCGATACCACCGGGGTGCTGCTCGGCATCGTGACCATCGACGACGTGGCCGACGTGGTGGAGGCCGAGGCCACCGAGGACATCCAGCTCCTCGCCGGCGTCGAGGCGCTGGGTGAGCCCTACATGCGGACCTCGCTCGGTTCGATGCTCCGCAAGCGCGGGCTGGCGCTGGCGGTGCTCTTCGTCGTGCAGGTGGTCACCATCGCGATCCTCGGCGGTTTCGACGCGGCGCTCGAGGCCCACCTCATCCTGGCGATGCTCGTGCCGCTGATGATCTCGTGCGGCGGCAACACGGGCACGCAGGCGTCGAGCCTGCTGATCCGCGCCGTGTCGCTCCGCGAGGTGGCGCCGCGGGACTGGCTCCGCGTGGCCCGCAAGGAACTGCTCACCGGCGCGGCGCTGGGGCTGGCGCTCGGGGCGATGGGCGTGGGCATCGTGTTCGTCGTTGATCGCCTCGGGCTGGCGACGACCGACGAGCCCGCCCGCGTCGGCCTGGCCGTGGGCCTGGCGGTCTTCGCGATCGTGACCTGGGCGGCGATGCTCGGCGGGCTGCTGCCGCTGGCGCTCGAGAAGCTGCGGGCCGACCCGGCCAACCTATCCAGCCCGCTCGTCGCCACGCTGATGGACATCAGCGGCATCCTCATCTACCTGGGCGTGGCGACGGCCCTACTGGGCGTCTGACGCGCCGGCGCGATCGATCGCCACGTCGAGCTCGACGACCCGCGGCGGCAGGCACCGGGAGTCGTCGCACGCCTGGAAGCGGACGGCGAGCATCGGCCGGCCCGACCACTCGCCCTCCAGCTCGAGAGCGACGGGGAACTCCAATTCCCGCTCGTGCACCAGGACGCCGGTGTCCCGCGACCACGGGGAGCCCTTGGGGTAGTCGGCGTACACGCGGACGCCCGAGCCACGGTGCAGGCCGACGCGGAGGCCGGGCAGATCCTCGCCCCCGGGATCGGCCGCGTAGATGTGCCAGCCGGGGGCGATGCGGAGCACCAGATCGATCTGCGCCGGGGCGCCGGGCGCGAGCGTCACGCGGTCGCCGTTGGCGTAGATCTCCACGGGCGTGAAGTCTGGATCGATCGGCGGGCCGTCGGCCTCGAGCCGCTCGGCTTCGGCGGCCGTCGCGTCGCGGGCAAGATCGGGATCCAGCCGCAGCCAGCGGAGCAGGGCCGCCGTCGAGCCCGCCGTAGCGACGGGCGACTCGGCGATCGCGCCCGACAGCGATGCCAGCAGCAGCCTCGCGCGCTCGGCGTGGCCGCCGCCGGGATCCAGCTCGTGCAGCGTCGCCATTGCGTGCAGCAGCGCGCTCTGGGCGCTGGGCACGGCGCCGTCGTAGGTCGAGCGGCCCCGCACGAACAACTCGGCCGACCTCGTGTCGTAGAGCACGCCGGGGCGATCGGGATCGCCGAAGGTCCGCCACGCGGCATCGAGGACGGTAGCCGCGTGCTCGATCGAGTCGGCGCCATCGCCCCGGTCCAGTGCCCGCTGCGCTCGTGCAAGCTCCGCGAGGCCCAGCGCGTAGTAGGCCGCGTCCTCAAGGAAGCCGGGCTGCTTGGCGACGCCGCTGCGCCAGGTTCGGAAGGGCAGGCCGTCGCTGGCGACCATCCGTGTGCGCAGGAAGCCGGCCAGATCCGAAGCGGGGTCGAGGTAGTCGGTGCGGCCGAGGGACGCCGCCGCCCGCGCCAGGCCCGCGAGCGCCATCGCGTTCCACGACGCGAGCACCTTGTCGTCGCGGATCGGTTGCTTCCGCGCATCGCGCACGGCGAGCAGCGCGGCGTTGGCGGCGTCGAGGTCCGCGGGGTCGTTGCGCCGCGCCTCCAGACGCAGCACGTTCGCGGGCGGATCCTCGGGATGGTGCGGGTCGCGGAAGTTGGGCCCCGCGTCGAGCCCGTAGGCCTCGATGGCGGCGTCGCCTCCGTCGCTGAGCGCGTCGCGGACCTGCTCGGGCGTCCACAGGTAGTTGAGCCCCTCGCGGTGGTCGACCTCGGCGTCCAGGGCCGACGCGTAGCCCCCACCATCCAGGCGCATCTCTCGGCGGGCCCACCGGTCGATGCGTGCGACGACGTGCGCGAAGTGGGCGTCGTCGTAGATCGCCGCCGCCCGGGCGTACACCGCCATCAGCTGGGCGTTGTCGTAGAGCATCTTCTCGAAGTGGGGCACGGTCCACGTCGCGTCCACGGCGTAGCGATGGAAGCCGCCGCCGACGTGGTCGTGGATGCCGCCCAGCGCCATGGCGTCGAGGGCTCGCACCACCGCCGTGTCGATGGCGGCGCGGGTGTCCTCGTCCACCGACTGGCGTGCTTCGAGCAGCAGCTCCAGGTACACCGGCTGGGGAAACTTGGGTGCGCCGCCGAAGCCGCCGTTGGTGCGGTCGACCATCTGCGCGAGCGCCTGCACGGCCTTGGCGACCGCCTGCGGGCCGACCGCGATGCGCGGCGCGCCGCCCGCGTCGACGCCCAGGCTCCGCCGCACGGCGTCGGCGAGCGTGCCGGCCTGCTCGAGCACCTCGCTCCGCTGGTCCTTCCACGCCGCGGCCATGCCGCCGAGCACCTGTGCGAAGCTGGGCCGCCCGTGCGCGGGCTGCCTGGGGAAGTAGGTGCCGCACCAGAAGGGCTTGCCGCCCTCGGGCTCGAGGAAGACGCTCATGGGCCAGCCGCCCGAGCCGGTCATGATCTGGGTGGCGGCCATGTAGGCCTCGTCGACGTCGGGGCGTTCCTCGCGGTCGACCTTGACGCACACGAAGTGCTCCGCCATGAGCCGCGCGGTGGCCTCGTCCTCGAAGCTCTCGCGCTCCATCACGTGGCACCAATAGCAGGTGGCGTAGCCGACGCTCAGGAAGACGGGCATGTCCCGCCGGCGGGCCTCCTCGAAGGCAGCATCGCCCCACGGCCGCCAGGGCACCGGGTTGTGCGCGTGCTGCAGCAGGTAGGGGCTGGTCTCGCCGGCGAGCTCATTGGCGGACCGGTTGGCAGCCTGGTTCTCCGGCGCGTCAGGCGGCGGCATCGCGGCTCATCACCCGGATGACCATCGACGACACGGGGCGGCCGGCCAGCTCGTCCATGGTCGCAAGCTCGGAGGCCGGGCTCCGGCCGCGCCCGCTGGTCCGCAGCGTTCGCGTCGCCATGGAGCTGGCCTTGAGCACGACGTCCACCGGGTGCGTCGTGAGCGTGACGCCCACCAGCCCGCTGACGAGCGCGACGTCGTCGGCGTCGTGGCACGCGACCAGCTCGGGCAGGTGCTCGGCGAACGCGGCGGCGTAGCGGCCGGCGGCCTCTCGCGCCCGGGTGCACCAGGCCTCCCGCTCGAGCCCCGGCCCGCCGTTGCGCACGGGCTGGGCGGTCAGGCCCTCGACCACCGCGTTCATCGCGGCGCGGAGGGCCTCCAGCTCGGGCTCGAGCAGGTCGCGGGCGATGATCACCGTGTCGGCGTCGGCCTGCAGCAGCACCGGCAGCACCAGCGCCAGGCGGTCCCGCCGGGCGCTCAGCTGCGCCTCGGCTTTCTGCACGACGGACGCGGGCTCGGGCCGCACCACCGTCAGCGCGTGCCGCGCGGCGTAGCGATCCAGCCCCAGCATGACCGGCACCGACACGCCGGGATCCGGGCCGGCCTTGAGCACGTCGCGGGCGACGGCTTGCAGGTAGTCGTCCTCGCTGCCGTAGAGGTCCAGACGCATCAGCGGCGCGAGCGGCGCGCAGGTCGGATCGGTGGTCAGTCGCCGCCAGGCGTAGGCCATCTCGCTCGCCGGCGGCAGGTCGTCGGCCACCGAGGGTGACACCACGCCGGCCTCCCACAGGGGCTGGCTCCACCGCCAGGACCGCATCATCTCGAGGTAGTCCGGCACGCGGTCGGCGGCGAGGCGGGCGGCATCCTGCCCGCCCGGCGGGCTGGGCAGCAGCGTGAACACCCGATCTGCCAGCAGCGCGGCGGCCATCACCGGCGGCTCGCGGGTCGTGAAGTGGTATGGGCTGACCAGGGCGTCCACGAAGGGAAGCGTAGCGGTGGTCCTCCACGCCGCGGATGGGGGTTCGCCCGCCGCTAGGGTCCCCCGACGTTCGGCAGGGCCAGCGGCTCGCCCTCGAGCCAGCCGTTGATCTCGTCCATCCACTCGGGCAACGCCAGGAACAGCGTGACGTGGTTGGTCGGGTAGCTCCGTCGATCCGGCCGGCCCAGCCGCTCCCACAGCAGCGTGCTGTCGCGGAAGGGGACGGCCTTGTCCTTCGTGCCATCGACGATGAGGACGCGCGTGCCCCGCATCGCGGCGGCGGCGTGGTAGGGATCGAGCGTGGAGGCCCGCAGGTAGGCCTCCTCGAGCTCGGCACGCTGCGCCGCCGGATCGGCGCCCAGGAACTCGTAATCCACCGAGCGGATGTAGCGTTCGACGAAGGTGCTGTCGATGCTGATCGCCGCCGTGTTGGCGCCGCCCGCGACGATGACGGCCGACTCGTAGCGCTCGGGCTCCCGCGCCACCACCGTGGGCAGCAGGATGGCGCCGCCGCTGAAGCCGACGATCTGCCGCGGCGTCCCGGCGAGTTCCGGATAGAGCCCCTCGGCGAAGCGGGCGGCGGCCTGCACGGCGTAGGCGGTTTCGGCGGCCCGCTGGTCGGCGATCTGCGCCACCCGGCGACCCTGGGCGACGGCCTGGCCCTCGGCGACGTCGA includes these proteins:
- the mutM gene encoding bifunctional DNA-formamidopyrimidine glycosylase/DNA-(apurinic or apyrimidinic site) lyase — its product is MPELPEVETLRRSLEPHLVGRTVAAATLHRRDIAVAPGDPPGGFARQRTPARPRRLARDQMLAGAVIAGLERRGKQLAIIATDGRAIRVHLGMSGQLLRAARAGRLPGDHVHATWRLDDGGRLVFRDPRRFGGLWLVDAGGERFDAALGPDALAIGAAELRAALDGARRPIKAALLDQRVLAGVGNIYADESLFAARIHPRAIAAALDPPRISALAAAIRRTLASAVRARGSSIRDYRDPSGEPGGFQARHRVYGRAGLACHGCGRMLASDLVAQRTTVWCPGCQGTDY
- the mgtE gene encoding magnesium transporter; translation: MPGQTNPTAQLLDVEIRELIAARRYRELRDALAPLPPFDVAAVLDLLSPQEAAVAFRLLPRELAGEAFATLDYESEQAIIDALGDRATRTMLGAMDPDDRAALLDEMPTAAATRLMNQLGDEDRRVTQQILGYPDESVGRLMTPDYVRLRPEWTIAQALAHIRRFGRDAETVHWVYVIDDDNKLIDDLHIRSVLLAEPGDDVRSLMDDGFLALSATDDQEHAARTMLDYDRTVLPVVDTTGVLLGIVTIDDVADVVEAEATEDIQLLAGVEALGEPYMRTSLGSMLRKRGLALAVLFVVQVVTIAILGGFDAALEAHLILAMLVPLMISCGGNTGTQASSLLIRAVSLREVAPRDWLRVARKELLTGAALGLALGAMGVGIVFVVDRLGLATTDEPARVGLAVGLAVFAIVTWAAMLGGLLPLALEKLRADPANLSSPLVATLMDISGILIYLGVATALLGV
- a CDS encoding DUF255 domain-containing protein, whose translation is MPPPDAPENQAANRSANELAGETSPYLLQHAHNPVPWRPWGDAAFEEARRRDMPVFLSVGYATCYWCHVMERESFEDEATARLMAEHFVCVKVDREERPDVDEAYMAATQIMTGSGGWPMSVFLEPEGGKPFWCGTYFPRQPAHGRPSFAQVLGGMAAAWKDQRSEVLEQAGTLADAVRRSLGVDAGGAPRIAVGPQAVAKAVQALAQMVDRTNGGFGGAPKFPQPVYLELLLEARQSVDEDTRAAIDTAVVRALDAMALGGIHDHVGGGFHRYAVDATWTVPHFEKMLYDNAQLMAVYARAAAIYDDAHFAHVVARIDRWARREMRLDGGGYASALDAEVDHREGLNYLWTPEQVRDALSDGGDAAIEAYGLDAGPNFRDPHHPEDPPANVLRLEARRNDPADLDAANAALLAVRDARKQPIRDDKVLASWNAMALAGLARAAASLGRTDYLDPASDLAGFLRTRMVASDGLPFRTWRSGVAKQPGFLEDAAYYALGLAELARAQRALDRGDGADSIEHAATVLDAAWRTFGDPDRPGVLYDTRSAELFVRGRSTYDGAVPSAQSALLHAMATLHELDPGGGHAERARLLLASLSGAIAESPVATAGSTAALLRWLRLDPDLARDATAAEAERLEADGPPIDPDFTPVEIYANGDRVTLAPGAPAQIDLVLRIAPGWHIYAADPGGEDLPGLRVGLHRGSGVRVYADYPKGSPWSRDTGVLVHERELEFPVALELEGEWSGRPMLAVRFQACDDSRCLPPRVVELDVAIDRAGASDAQ
- a CDS encoding prolyl oligopeptidase family serine peptidase, with protein sequence MRAPLLHVVLVLLASACALADGTRNDDEIDRWKLEPAEAIWPVRAFEDALGGTGVILELPGHPDQYASGSVGRPGQTADAREHAALLLDRLDADAARPEADAVAGEGFNSVVFARRGGGAPDDGSRTLLFASLRPTEGAALAIERTWMALEPAHTDRIRGLAVVLPGTFGFPRELYEAWSDDLRSRGWTVLRLLSQPSRFTEYVPIDVAEGQAVAQGRRVAQIADQRAAETAYAVQAAARFAEGLYPELAGTPRQIVGFSGGAILLPTVVAREPERYESAVIVAGGANTAAISIDSTFVERYIRSVDYEFLGADPAAQRAELEEAYLRASTLDPYHAAAAMRGTRVLIVDGTKDKAVPFRDSTLLWERLGRPDRRSYPTNHVTLFLALPEWMDEINGWLEGEPLALPNVGGP